A window of the Halopseudomonas phragmitis genome harbors these coding sequences:
- a CDS encoding SAM-dependent methyltransferase: MSQVNSSSTSRPGSDRPQLQQRTTEQSRWLISLCRRLVLRQLATLRYGCINIHEAGQVSRFGQPADDGLQAEIHVHDPAAYSMITCNGSVGAGESYIHGFWSSPDLTAVTRIFVRNLEVLDGLERGLARLGLPALKWLHWLNRNTLAGSRRNIRAHYDLGNELFENFLDPTMMYSAAVFPSGCDNLEQAQRHKLKRVCRKLELSPQDHLLEIGSGWGSMAIYAAQHYGCRVTTTTLSQEQYRYAQARIRELGLEQRITLLLQDYRELTGQYDKLVSIEMIEAVGHDYFHTYFKTCSNLLKPHGLMLLQAITIRDQRYQQARRSVDFIQRYIFPGGSLPSVSLIAELTREHSDLAMLHLEDIGGHYARTLRHWQHNLKTAHGHLQQLGYDDAFFRLWEFYLCYCEGGFIERSIGAAQILLSKPQARPTLAFTTQGF, from the coding sequence ATGAGCCAAGTCAATTCCAGCAGCACTAGCCGGCCCGGCAGCGACCGGCCGCAACTTCAGCAACGAACGACTGAGCAGTCCCGTTGGCTGATCAGCCTGTGCCGCCGACTGGTCCTGCGCCAGCTCGCCACCCTGCGCTATGGCTGCATCAATATCCATGAAGCCGGCCAGGTCAGCCGTTTTGGTCAACCAGCGGACGATGGCCTGCAGGCCGAGATTCATGTGCACGACCCGGCGGCCTACTCGATGATTACCTGCAATGGCAGCGTTGGCGCCGGCGAATCCTACATCCACGGATTCTGGAGTAGCCCGGACCTGACTGCGGTTACCCGCATCTTTGTCCGCAACCTGGAGGTGCTCGATGGCCTTGAGCGTGGTCTGGCGCGCCTGGGACTGCCAGCGCTGAAATGGCTGCACTGGCTCAACCGCAATACTCTGGCCGGTTCCAGGCGCAACATTCGCGCCCATTACGATCTGGGCAACGAGTTGTTCGAGAACTTCCTGGACCCGACCATGATGTACTCGGCGGCGGTTTTCCCCAGCGGCTGCGATAACCTTGAACAGGCCCAGCGCCATAAGCTCAAGCGTGTCTGCCGCAAGCTCGAACTGTCTCCCCAGGACCATCTGCTGGAGATCGGCAGCGGCTGGGGCAGCATGGCGATTTACGCAGCCCAGCATTATGGCTGCCGGGTAACCACCACGACCCTGTCCCAGGAACAATATCGTTACGCCCAGGCCCGGATTCGCGAGCTCGGGCTGGAGCAGCGGATAACCCTGCTGTTGCAGGACTACCGCGAGTTGACCGGGCAGTATGACAAACTGGTCTCGATCGAGATGATCGAAGCCGTCGGTCATGACTACTTTCATACTTACTTCAAGACCTGCTCGAACCTGCTCAAGCCGCACGGGCTGATGCTGCTGCAGGCGATCACCATCCGCGATCAGCGCTATCAACAGGCCCGTCGCAGCGTCGACTTCATCCAGCGCTACATATTCCCCGGCGGCTCGCTGCCGTCGGTCAGCCTGATCGCCGAACTAACCCGCGAGCACTCCGATCTGGCCATGCTGCATCTGGAAGATATCGGCGGGCACTACGCCAGAACCCTGCGTCATTGGCAGCACAATCTGAAAACCGCCCACGGCCATCTGCAACAACTGGGGTATGATGATGCTTTCTTCAGGCTCTGGGAGTTCTATCTGTGCTATTGCGAGGGTGGCTTCATCGAACGGTCGATTGGCGCAGCACAAATACTGCTAAGCAAACCTCAGGCACGTCCGACACTGGCGTTCACAACCCAGGGGTTCTGA
- a CDS encoding NAD(P)/FAD-dependent oxidoreductase, whose amino-acid sequence MRIAIVGSGIAGLACAHLLARRHQVQVFEAAERLGGHTHTVTIELDGQRYAVDTGFIVFNDWTYPNFIRLLEQLGVASQPTEMSFSVQDPLSSLEYNGHNLNTLFAQRRNLLSPGFIGMLRDILRFNRQAPYDLEQGLLSTTTTLGDYLRAGNYGQRFIDHYIVPMGAAIWSMPLASMLEFPLYLFVRFFRNHGLLSVNQRPQWRVIKGGSSAYLPALTKPFHDTIQLNCPVRTIRRDAKGVTLISVRGEERFDKVVLACHSDQALALLEQPSQAEQSILGAIPYADNDVVLHTDTRLLPRNRRAWASWNYRLSGNPAQPAAVTYDMNRLQGIQASHTFCVSLNQTVDIAEDKILGRFRYAHPQFSLASQAAQARWQELLGVNHTYFCGAYWANGFHEDAVVSALRVAADFGEQL is encoded by the coding sequence ATGCGTATCGCCATCGTGGGCAGTGGTATTGCCGGGCTGGCTTGCGCTCATCTGCTGGCACGCCGGCATCAGGTCCAGGTTTTTGAGGCCGCTGAACGACTGGGCGGACACACGCATACCGTCACGATTGAACTGGACGGGCAACGCTACGCAGTCGATACCGGCTTCATTGTGTTCAATGACTGGACCTACCCAAACTTTATCCGCTTGCTGGAGCAGCTCGGCGTTGCCTCACAACCAACCGAGATGAGCTTCTCGGTACAGGACCCACTCAGCAGTCTGGAATACAACGGGCACAATCTCAATACGCTGTTCGCTCAGCGGCGCAACCTGCTATCACCCGGTTTTATCGGCATGCTGCGCGACATTCTGCGCTTCAATCGCCAGGCTCCATACGATCTCGAACAAGGGCTGCTAAGTACGACCACGACCCTCGGTGACTACCTGCGGGCAGGCAATTACGGCCAGCGTTTCATCGATCATTACATCGTGCCGATGGGCGCGGCCATCTGGTCGATGCCACTGGCCAGCATGCTGGAGTTTCCGCTGTACCTGTTCGTTCGGTTCTTTCGCAACCACGGCCTGCTGTCGGTCAACCAACGCCCGCAGTGGCGGGTGATCAAAGGTGGCTCAAGCGCCTACCTACCGGCCCTGACCAAGCCCTTTCACGACACTATTCAACTCAACTGCCCGGTGCGAACAATCCGCCGGGACGCCAAGGGTGTAACCCTGATCAGCGTGCGTGGCGAGGAGCGCTTCGACAAGGTGGTGCTGGCCTGCCACAGCGATCAGGCCCTGGCCCTGCTGGAGCAACCCAGTCAGGCTGAACAGAGCATTCTCGGCGCCATCCCCTACGCCGACAACGACGTGGTGCTGCATACCGACACCCGGCTGCTGCCGCGCAATCGGCGCGCCTGGGCCAGCTGGAACTATCGCTTGAGCGGCAACCCCGCGCAGCCGGCAGCAGTAACCTACGATATGAACCGACTGCAAGGCATCCAGGCCAGTCACACCTTCTGCGTCAGTCTGAACCAGACCGTGGATATCGCCGAGGACAAGATCCTCGGCCGCTTCCGCTATGCCCACCCACAGTTCAGCCTGGCCAGTCAGGCCGCCCAAGCCCGCTGGCAGGAACTACTCGGCGTCAACCATACCTATTTCTGCGGCGCCTACTGGGCCAACGGGTTCCATGAGGACGCGGTGGTCAGCGCACTGCGGGTCGCCGCTGATTTCGGGGAGCAGCTCTGA
- a CDS encoding nuclear transport factor 2 family protein, with translation MNTHSAFAQQFADTFARLDRDNLHLLEQIYSEDLHFSDPLHELHGLSAMRHYCEALYANVSLISFEFQQCHELTQDQAVLRWIMTYQHPRLAGGRPIQVPGCSFIEYHDLRVHRHADYYDAGALLYEHVPLLGRVIRYLKARLI, from the coding sequence ATGAACACGCACTCGGCCTTCGCCCAGCAGTTTGCCGATACCTTCGCGCGCCTGGATCGCGACAACCTGCATTTGCTTGAACAGATCTACAGCGAGGATCTGCACTTCAGCGACCCCCTGCACGAGTTGCACGGGCTCAGCGCCATGCGCCACTACTGCGAAGCGCTGTATGCCAATGTCAGCCTGATCAGCTTCGAGTTTCAGCAATGCCATGAACTGACCCAGGATCAGGCCGTGCTGCGCTGGATCATGACCTACCAGCACCCGCGCCTGGCCGGTGGCCGACCGATCCAGGTACCCGGTTGCAGCTTTATCGAATACCACGACCTGCGGGTCCACCGACATGCCGACTATTACGACGCCGGGGCCCTGCTGTACGAGCACGTGCCGCTGCTTGGGCGGGTTATCCGTTATTTGAAAGCGAGACTGATATGA
- a CDS encoding DUF1365 domain-containing protein gives MASALYRGRVWHKRRSPRVHAFSYRLSLLWLDLDEQAQVFGLSTLWSGHWYSPMRFRESDYLSRHRHAHESLACCARRLAREHLDLPLDGPVRLLTQVRSFGLLFNPVSFFYCYHANGQLGAIIAEVSNTPWNERFCYLLPAQPDSAAQSFSLDKAFHVSPFMPLSQTYRMRFSTPDRQARVLIQSQQNGQPVFDAALQLQRLPLSPAVLRREALSFPFMVIKTVTGIYWQALRLWLKRTPVFSHHPAANNALAARQPPNDIS, from the coding sequence CTGGCCAGCGCTCTATACCGTGGCCGGGTGTGGCACAAGCGCCGCAGCCCCCGGGTTCACGCCTTCAGCTACCGGCTCAGCCTGCTGTGGCTTGATCTGGATGAGCAGGCCCAGGTGTTCGGCCTCAGCACCCTGTGGTCCGGCCACTGGTATTCACCCATGCGCTTTCGCGAATCAGACTACCTAAGCCGTCACCGCCATGCCCATGAGTCGCTGGCCTGCTGCGCCCGCCGGTTGGCCCGCGAGCACCTGGATCTGCCGCTCGATGGCCCGGTCAGACTGCTGACTCAGGTGCGCAGCTTTGGCTTATTGTTCAATCCGGTGTCGTTCTTTTACTGCTACCACGCCAACGGTCAGCTCGGTGCGATCATTGCAGAGGTCAGCAACACCCCCTGGAATGAACGCTTCTGCTACCTGCTACCCGCCCAGCCGGACTCAGCGGCTCAGAGCTTCAGCCTGGACAAGGCCTTCCATGTCTCACCGTTCATGCCGTTAAGCCAGACCTACCGGATGCGTTTCAGCACGCCAGACCGGCAGGCACGGGTGCTCATTCAGAGTCAGCAAAACGGCCAACCAGTGTTCGACGCTGCATTGCAACTGCAACGCCTGCCATTGAGCCCCGCCGTACTACGTCGTGAAGCCCTGAGCTTCCCGTTCATGGTCATCAAAACCGTCACTGGTATCTACTGGCAAGCCTTGCGCCTGTGGCTCAAACGCACTCCTGTTTTCTCTCACCATCCTGCCGCCAACAACGCCCTGGCCGCTCGCCAGCCGCCCAACGACATCTCTTGA